In Bos taurus isolate L1 Dominette 01449 registration number 42190680 breed Hereford chromosome 10, ARS-UCD2.0, whole genome shotgun sequence, the genomic window CGGCAGCGGGGCCCGGGGCCGAGCGCGTCCAGGAGGGAGCCACTGCGGGCCTTGGGGGGCGCAATGGGCGCTCTCGCCCGGGGCGGGAGGGAGTCGTTTCCGCCGCCGCCCCCGTAGGTGTGGGCCCGGGGACGGGGCGCGGGCGGGAGCGCGGCTGCGCCCGTGCCCCCGAGGAAGAGCGACTCCCTGCGGCGGGTGTGCGGGCTTTCGAGCAGCGCGCAGAAGCCGTAGGCAGTGCGCGCCCGGGGCAGGTGCTGCAGCGAGAGTGCGGCCTGCGAGCGCGGGTCCCAGTCCGTGTGGCCAGCGCCGTCGTCAGTCCCTGCTTGTTCGTCCCAGGAGTCTCGGACTGCAGTCAGAGTCGGGCAGGGCACGAGTCGCGGGGGGATGCAGAACTCGGGGATGCGGTCCGGGGTGAGCACGTTTGGGCACCCGGCGGGCGTGAGGGCCGTGGCTCGGCGGGCTCCATCCTGGTAAAGCCGGTTTCTGCCCCGCAGGAGGCGCTCGGGTCCCAAGAGGAGCCGCTCCAGGCACCACATTAGGCAGCAGGTGCCGGTTCCTGAGGAAGCTCTGCTGGAGCTGGTCATCCTGCAACGCACAAGCACACACGGATCTCAGAGTGAGCTCTGCAGGGCACAGGAGCTCCGGTCTCCGGTCTCTTCTACTTACGGGgtgcctcctcctgcctcccttgGAACCAGGCAAACTGCCCCTCACGCTGCTATTGCAGATGTTTCAGTGTTTCTCTGATGTCTTTGGGTTTGTGCCTTAATCTAGACCTGCCCTCGCTGTTCTAAGGCAGAGCTTTTCAACATGTTTGCCTCGCGTTGTCCTTGGTGCCAAGAGGCACTATGCTTGTGCAATGGTTTCCTGAATCCTTGGATTATTGCATTCTAATCCTCagagagatttaaaatatttattatccttTCTAGGATATTTGGCTTGTTCCCCGCTTTTAAGCTCAAAGAGCCTCAGACAAGTCCCTGGGAGAGTTAAGCAAGGCTATGGCCTCTTCTAATATACCCGGGGTCCAGCGTCATATAGGTCTCCGCATCGTTGTGCCTGGGGCACCAAACTGTAGAAGTGCACGGCCTCTGGGGAGATCAAAGTTCCTGCTGCAGGGTTCAGTAAAGTTTAAAGGCAGTCGTCCTGAACCTTTATACCTGAGGCCTGGGAAGCCCGCCAATGGGCGGGCCGAATTGGCACTGCTAGGTAACCTGACGCCAAGCCTTCCAACTTTGGCTCTGCCACGTGGCTGGATCCGCAGTGCAAATTCTAGACATTCACTTCTAAATGGGGGGTGCTTTTGTTTACTTATGTGCAAAAGAGGGCTCAGCCTTTACTATATGGCAAAGTCATTGTGAGGATCAATCGGCATACTGAATTGAATCGCAGAAGCTCTCTATACCCACCGTGAAGAGGATACAAACCTCGAGTTTGTTTCATTCTTAGTTAATATCCCCCCCACCCTCCAAATCCAGCCTTTACTCTGCCCAGGTTTCAAAGTTCCCTACCTGCCTTCTGgctttctgctctgattttaaatcatttttctttgttgATTACAAACCACTGTGTGTACAGGGAACCTTATAGGTTGCTGGAAATATTCTGCATCTTGATCTGAGTGGGGTTACTGGGTTGTATTCATATGTAAAAAGATAATCTAGCATGCATTTAAGATTAGATATAAGATTATGTATCTTAtacctcagtttaaaaaataacaacccACTTCTTAAACCTTGTGTGCTGATTTTTAAATTGGGAAATTATATTCCTGCACACATCTGGGCTGTTGGACCCATCCTTTGGAGGCACCCTAACCACATCTGGCCTTTCTAGACTGTGCTCACCTGAGAgatcttttccttcctttgaaaACTGACCTAAATTTACTTTCTAAGTGACCTTCTTCCAGCTAGCTTAGGTTGAAAGAGATCTGAGGCATTTTGTTTGGGTTAtgttatttctgggcttccttggtggctcagtggtaaagaatctgcctgcgaagcAGGAGATGCATGTACCATCCTTAGGTCAGAAAGGtttcccggagaaggaaatggcaacccactccagtattcttgcctggaaatcccatggacagagaagtctgatgagctacagttcatggggtctcaaaagagtcagacaactaaACTGAGTTAGTTGTCTAAGACAACTAAGAAAATCAGACaactcacaaaagagtcagacaaagcaaaagagtcagacttaacaactaaacagcaacatgcTATTTATGCTTAAGATtgagttcagtctttcagtcatgtctgactctttgtgaccccatggactgcagcatgccaggcttccctgtccatcaccagctcccagagcttactcaaactcatgtccatcgagtcggtcatgccattcaaccatctcatcctctgtcatccccttctcctcccgccttcaatctttcccagcatcagggtcttttcaaatgagttggttcttcacatcaggtggccaaagtattggagtttcagcttcagcataagtccttccaatgaatattcaggactgatttccttcaggattgactggttggatctccttgcagtccaagggactctcaagagtcttctccaacaccacagttcaaaagcatcaattcttcagtgctcagttttctttatagtccaactctcacatccatacatgactactggaaaaaccagagctttgactagatggacctttgttggtaaagtaatgtctctgctttttaatatgctctctaggttggtcataacttttcttccaaagagcaagcatctttcaatttcatggctacagtcaccatctgcagtgattttggagccccccaaataaagtctgtcactctttccactgtttccccatctatttgccatgaagtgatgggaccagatgccatgatcttagttttatgaatgttgaattttaagccaactttttcacactcttctttcactttcatcaagaggctgtttagttcttcactttctactctgagtggtgtcatctgcgtatctgaggttattgatatttctcccagcaatcttgattccagcttctgcttcatccagtccagcatttctcatgatgaactctgcatataagttaaataagcagggtgacagtatactcccttgatgtactcctttcccgatttgcaaccagtctgctgttccatgtccagttctaactgttgcttcctgacctgcatacagatatctcaggagacaggtcaggtggtctgatatttccatttctttaagaattttccacagtttgttgcgatccacaaagtcaaaggctttggcatagtcaaaatgcagaaatagatgttttcccggaactctcttgcttttttgatgatacactggatgttggcaatttgatttctggttcctctgccttttctaaatccagcttgaatatctggaagttctcagttcacatactattgaagcctggcttggagaattttgagcattactttgctagtgtgtgagatgagtgtaattgtgcagtagtttgagcattctttggccttgcctttctttgagattggaatgaaaactgacctttttcagtcctgtggccactgctgaattttccaaatttgctggcatattgaatgtagcattttcacagcatcatcttttaggatttgaaatagctcaactggaattccatcacctccactagctttgttcgtagtgatgcttcctaaggcccacttgacttcacattccaggatgtctggctctaggtgagtgatcacacatcgtgattatctgggttatgaacatcttttttgtatagtccttctgtgtattcttgccacctcttcttaatgtcttctgcttctattaagtccataccatttctgtcatttagtatgcccatctttgcaagaaattttcccttggtatctctaattttcttgaagagatctcttcaagagagatctttcccattctattattttcttttatttctttgcactgatcacggaggaaggctttcttatgtctccttgctattctttggaactctgcattcaaatgggtatatctttctttttctcctgcctttcacttctcttcttttcatagctatttgtaagccctcctcagacaaccattttgcctttttttgtttctttttcttgcagatggtcttgatcactgcctcctgtacaatatcacaatctccatccatagttcttcaggcactctatcagatctagtcccttgaatctatttctcatttccattgtataattataagggatttgatttaggtcatacctgaatggtctagtggttttccctagtttcttttattttaagtctgaatttggcaataaggagttcatgatctgagccacagtcagctcctggtcttgtttttcctgacttagatcttctccatcttcagctgcaaggaatataatcagtctgatttccatattgagcatctggtgatgaccatgggtagagtcatctcttgtgttgttgggagagggtgtttgctatgaccagtgcattctgttggcaaaactctgccGGTGCCAGCCAGCAAAgccgatcaggtcccgagaacgtgcacggcggggctaagaaagaaactaaagcaagagactacaaagatggggtcgagaggttcagacacgtctccacgaagggacgcagtctgacaccaactttattcagcatcttatatttatacaaaaaagcgtgagaaagacaagacagttgacattttttcttggttggcctatacatcttacaaacagtcacaagaaatcttgagagcatgggaatggctccctgttattatttcttacaccagataacatttctctgtgcgtgagaagtttgcacagaacttcaggtgcctgcagtaaataagcgcctaatctctggggtggcgggacagagagctatgtttgcaagcaaaccctcaaggactgaggcagctcccagagctgtgtcctttggacaaaggaccctgttctcacgggcagctccctgcaaaactctattagcctttgccctacttcatgctgtactccaaggccaaatttgcctgttactccaggtgtttcttgacttcctacttttgtattccagtcccctataatgaaaaggacatcttttgggggtgttagttctagaaggtcttgtaggtcttcatagaaccattcaacttcaacttcttcagcattactggttggggcatagacttggattatcgtgctattgaatggtttgccttggaaacaaacagagatcatcctgtcatttttgagattgcatccaagctttgcatttcagactcttttgttgattataatggctactccatttcttctaagggattcttgcccacagtagtagatatactggtcatctgagttaaattcaccctttccagtccattttagtttgctgattcctaaaatgttgatgttcactcttgccatctcctgtttgaccacttccaatttgccttgattcatggacctaacattccaggttcctatgcaatattgctctttacagcattggaccttgcttctatcaccagtcacatccacagctaggtgttgtttttgctttggctccttctcttcatactttctagagttatttctccactgatctccagtagcatattggggagttcatctttcagtgtcctttctttttgccttttcatactgttcatggggttctcaaggcaagaatactgaagtggcttgccattcccttctccagtggaccacattttttcagaatgctccaccatgacctgtccatcttgggtggccctcaacagcatggctcatagtttcactgagttagacaaggtggCTGTGTGGCACTGGAGtaactttgaggagataccccacatccaagggcaaaggagaagccccagcaagacagtaggaggggcaaaatagcatttagaatcaaaccccatacccaccagaggcactcagagggctcaaacaaaccatgtgtgcaccaggacccagagaccctacagagactgagacagaactgtgtttgagtgtctcctgcagaggtatgggtcagcattGGATTGCAGGGGCAGGGACTCTGGGTGCAGTAAACCTTGGTATAtcataagccctcttggaagaggtcaccaaataccctaccatagagccaccagaacttacacaggactggaaaacagactcttggggggcacaaataaaatcttatgcacaccaggacccaggagaaaggagcagtgaccccacaagagactgacccagacttgcccgtgagtgtccaggagtctccagtggaggtgtgggtcggTGGTGGCTTGCTGCAGGGTTGGGTGCACTGAGTGTAGCATGAGACCTTTCAAcagaggtcaccattatctttatTACTTCCACCATAgattggcctcaggtcaaataacagggagggaatatAGCCCCGCCCATTGACAGAAAATTaaggatttactgagcatggtcccgcccatcagaacaagacccagtttccctctcagtcagtctctcccatcaggaagcttccataagcctcttattcttctccatcagagggtaaTGGGATTA contains:
- the LOC529823 gene encoding C2 calcium-dependent domain-containing protein 4A, giving the protein MTSSSRASSGTGTCCLMWCLERLLLGPERLLRGRNRLYQDGARRATALTPAGCPNVLTPDRIPEFCIPPRLVPCPTLTAVRDSWDEQAGTDDGAGHTDWDPRSQAALSLQHLPRARTAYGFCALLESPHTRRRESLFLGGTGAAALPPAPRPRAHTYGGGGGNDSLPPRARAPIAPPKARSGSLLDALGPGPRCRRFLRASEELLRRVLRAQRNRDLARACSVSSGDGDDEDEDEGPSGSGSSARAPGASPSPTPSPLPERLEAEGTVTLGRAGGALRLAAEYSRASGRLRVRLLRAEGPAGGAAEPRAPVGCRVSFILKPRGAVVRRSRRAVLEQDLCLDGLSEDEVRRLAVRVKAENPGRGLQRGRLLGQGELLLGPLLLL